The window CATTATTTGGACGAATTTACACGCAAACACTACGATAAACTGGAGAAATCGCTTAACATGGATTCGGAAGAGTTACGTGGCGTAGTGAACGAGATATTAAAGCTTAACCCTAAGCCCGGCGATAGTAACGAGGTGAACACCAAACAAATGCAGGTGATCCCTGATTTCCATATCATTAATAATGATGGGGTGCTGATCCTAACCCTGAATGCAAAAAATGCGCCCGAACTGCGTGTAAGCCGTTCGTACCAGGATATGTTTGAGCACTACGATAAGGCAGCGCAAAAAGATAAAAAACTGAAAGAGGCGGTTCAGTTTGTAAAGCAAAAGCTGGATTCGGCTAAATGGTTTATTGATGCCATAAAGCAGCGCCAGCAAACCTTGCTGAAAACCATGAATGCAATTATGCAATATCAGTACGATTTTTTTCTTACAGGTGATGAAAAGAGCCTGAAACCTATGATATTGAAGGATATTGCAGATAAAATAGGTATGGATATTTCTACGGTTTCGCGTGTGGCCAATTCTAAATACGTGCAAACTGAGCATGGTACCTTCCTGCTTAAATCCTTTTTTAGTGAAGCCATCCAGATGGAAAGTGGTGAAGAGGTTTCCAATAAAGAAGTTAAGAAGATACTGGAAGAACATATTGGCAAAGAAGACAAACGCCATCCCCTGGCTGATGAAAAGCTAACCGAAATATTAAAAGATAGCGGCTATAACATTGCCCGCCGTACGGTAGCCAAATACCGCGAACAAATGAACATTCCGGTAGCAAGGCTTAGGAAAGAATTGTAGTAAGAGAGGCAAGCCAAAAGCTTGCCTGCCTTAGCTTTTCTGCTTAAGCTGAATATTTAAAAAGTATAGCTTAAAAACTATGTTGCGGGCAGCGTACTTTATAACGGTTATTTAATAAAATCCCTATTACAATCTCGTGCGTTCCGTTACTTACTGTACGTAATGCAGATGTAGTAAAATCGTAGGAATAACCAAGGTTTATGGTCGAACTGATGTTTATGCCGGCCAACGCGCCGAATGAATCGTCTTTACGGTACGAGGCGCCAAGCCAAAAAATATCACGAAATGCCATTTTTAAGTTCACATCATAAGTGGTTGGTACCGGTTGTATCACCTTTACCAATACCGATGGCAATAGGGAGACATCATCGTTCATAGGTAGTTTTACACCAGCTGTGAAAAAATAATGCGGTACTGTTTGGCTTTGCGTTACGTTTGAAGTGGTATTAAAGTATAAATTTTGGCGTAGTAACTGTTGTACCGATACCCCAAAGTAGTAACTGGCTGAATAAGCCCACACACCGGCCGAGATATCGGGCTTCCATTGGCTGTTATTACCGTTGGATATAGCAGGGTCTAACGGGTTTTCCAGCGTAATTTCTGAAGTATTTAAGCTGATATGATTAACACCTGCTGCTACACCTAGGGCAAGGTTAAGTTTTGGCGCCAACCCTAAATGATAAGCATAGCTTAAATTCATATTAGTTTGGCTGATGGGGCCTGTTTTATCTGAAACCAGTGCGAAACCTACACCATGATGAGGCTCTGACGCCATGTACTCCTGTGTGTAAGACCTACTGTAGGGGCTTTCAGCGCCGGCAGACATAGCACCGGCATCGCCCTGGACGAAATTTTGGCCAAGCGGGGCGTTGATAGTAATATAGCTGGTAACCGGCGCGCCATCCAGGCCGGTCCATTGGCTGCGGTACCCTGCCTTCAGGTCAACATAATTTTCTATGCCACTTACTGCCGGATTAAGCAGATAACTGTTAAATACATATTGGGTATACTGCGGGCGCTGTTGTGCAAATGTAACTTGCAGGCCCGCCAAAAATCCCACACACAAAAATAAAATTCGTTTCATTAATTAACCTACCTGATAATTGTTATACTGCCCGTAATTACTTTTCGTCCGTTTTTGGGATTAATAATGTAATAATAAGTACCCACCGGCACATCGGTTCCCTTAAAGGTTCCGTCCCATGCTATTGGATAACCAACAGACGAATATAGCTTTTCTCCGTATCTGTTGTATACATCAATTGTACAATTTGGATAAGTATCTAAATATTTTATTTCCCAGGTGTCGTTCACCCCATCGCGATTAGGTGTAAAGGTGTTAGGCACAACCGGCGCTTTTAATACGGCGATACTCACTTTTGAAGAGGCCGTGCATCCCTCGGCTGATGTTACCGTAAGCAGATAAGTAACATCATCATTAGGCGATGCGATAGGCGTAAGGACATCATCATGATTTAACCCTACCGCCGGACTGCCATCCATCATGGTCCATTTATATTTCAGCGGTTGTACGCCACTGGCTGTAGCGTTAATGGTTATAGTGCCGCCCTGGAGCAAATGCAAATCGCCACCTGCATCGGCTTTAGGGGTGGGGTAGACGGTTACCGGGAAGGATGTGCCATAGATACAGCCGGTTGCCGCTGTTATAAATTTGTAGGTAATAGTAAAAGTACCCGGGCCTGATTTCGCCGGATCAAACAGGCCGAGCGGCGATACACCCGTGCCGCTACAAACGCCGGTACCGTTACCATATTTTACGATAGCCTGAATTTGTGTCGCCGGCGATTCCTGGCATAGCGGGGGTAATGGCGTAACATCAATAAATGGGTTTGCATATACCGTAACATTGGTAATACCTGTTACACTTACACATGTACCGCCCGAATAAGCTTCCATTTTAACCGCGTAGGTTTTGGATGAAGGTGTGTTGAACAAACTGTAATTATGATGGTATATGCCATCGGTAGGAAAGTCCTCTTTGTTATAAGTTTGGCTAACAGTTGGGTTGTTGTTATAATCAAAATACCAAACCAACTTGGTAATATTGCCAAAATTAACAGTAGAATTATCTTTGAAAAGGACATCGTCTGTACTGCAATAAGTATTGCCTAAGTTATTTACAGTAAATGCAGCATTGGGCGTATCGCCATTTACCGTGAATGTTTGCGATTTCACAACCACGCAGCCGTTATTTGATGTAGCTGTTAAGGTAACTGTATAACTACCAACCTGAGTGTATTTGTGCTTTGGACTAACTGCTGTTGATGTGTTAGGGTTTAACGCTGTCGACCGTGCCGCATCGCCAAAATCCCAGATGTAGGTCAATTGCGCATCCGTGCCATCAGATATGGTTGTTTTATTGGTAAACTGGGCAAAAGCATCAGAGAGACAAACATCCGGCAGTGTAAAATCAACTACAGGCAGCGCATGCACAACAACTGTTTGCGTTGCCATATTGCTGCACCCTGTATTACTGGTAACTGTAAGCGTAACGGTATAGGTACCCGGCACTTTATAATAATGCTGCGGGTTTTGCGCTGATGTTGTATTTGGGTTGTCGGGATCCGCATTGGCATCACCAAAATCCCAGGCCCAAGTGGCGATCTTATTATCAGGAGATATCGCAGTCTCGGGTGATGTTGATTGATCTGTAAAGGCAATAAGTTTAGTTTCACAATCCGGATCGGATGCCATAAATGCAGCTACAGGCGGTTTATTTACATGTACCACTTGCACGGGCGAGGTGTTAGAGCAGCCATTCTCGTTAACAAGCGTGACGGTTACGTTATAATTGCCGGGTGTGGGGTAAGTATGTTTGGGGTTTTGTGTGGCATTGGCCGTTGTACCTGTAGTGCCGTCGCCAAAATCCCAAAGCCAGGTTTTAGTATTTATGCCCTTGGTATCGGTTTTATCAGTAAAGGTAATTTCGGTTCCCGGGCAAATATTTAAAGCCGATGCCGTAAAAGTTGCGGCAGGAATATCAGAAATAGTATAATCAAACTCAATTTGCTCATCCGATCCGCAATCATCGGCGGTTGGGTTTAACACCGTAGCCACAATGGAATAACTGCCGGATGTTGTATAAGTAACAGTATTGGCGTATTCATAAATATAAAGTGTTTGTGTGCCCTTTACCACTGTACCTTTTAAAATCGGGCTATTATCAACAACAGGTGCTGTCCCATCTTTCAAATCCCAGCTTATTTTTGTGGTTTGATAGGGGATACTGATCTGCGGCTTATAAGTAATATTCACACAACCCGATGAGGAGGTAGCATTGGTTGCAGGGTCTTTTAGTTCAATAAATTCATTAAGATTCTTCAAATCAGTACCAGCAGCGTAACCATACGATTCGACATTCCCGAAGCCATAGGCTATGGCATTGAAAGGTAATGACGCGCTAATAGTATGTGTACCCGAGTTAACTTTTATTTGAGCATATGAATAGGTTGTACCTGTAACCGCAGAGAAATTATTATAAGCAGTTCCGTCATAAATAAAGGTAGAAACCGCGCTGGTTGGCAAAATAACGTTAATGTAACTCTGCGTGATATTTTGTTTGTTGGTTGAATAAAGCGTAACATGATCAAGCCCCTGTTCAATTGGCGATAAAAATATCATTTCAGGGTCTCCTACATTTTCGGTATTAATTGTACAGTCCACATTGCTGCCTTGTGTAACAGCATACTGCACTACCTGGATGGGTTTATCGGATGTAATGCTGTTAGGTTTACTGGAAGTAAACTCGTAATAAAGATTATTTACCAATGCCGATTGCGGGATAGCGGTACCGTTAAGTTTAACTATGGCGGTAGGATCGCTGTATACGATGCGAAACACATCATAATTTCTCCCTGAAAGCGGGGCTGTAACATAACTTTTCCCCCAGGAAGCAGTAGGATATGATTGCTGAAATAAATTATCGGCCGAAGCTTTAGTAGTACAGGTAATAGCTATCCACGAACTTCCTGAGTACACGGCAATTTTTTTACATCCCTCTGTACCTGTACTCACAGATTTTATATGCGTGCCGGTTAAATCTGTTGATGATAAACCCTGGTAAACTTCTCCTTTTTGCAGCGTAATAGTAAATTTTGTGTTAGCAGCCTCGCCAGTCGTCAATTTTGCTGTGGGGGTAATTTCTACAGAAGTATTATTTTCCGTTGCTACTACACAAAATGCAGAAAATGCCGTAGCGGGTTTTTGAGTATAGTTGATAGAATAATAATCTTTCCCCATTGCATTAACCGGTAATACCAATGTGGCCCCCGACCTGGCATTAGCATAAATATGGGCATATACCACAATGTTTTTTAAAGAAGTAATATGTATGCCTTTGCTAAATTTGCCCCCTGCAGCCAGGTAAACACTTGTGGGGATGTTGACCACCGTAACTGCGTTTGCTGTAACCGTAAAAGGGATGGAAGCAGTAACCCCATCAATAAAATCAACCGAACCGGAGGTATTGCTGTCGCCCGTAATATAAAGGCTCATGTTGCTGCCTGTGTCATCCTTATGGTTCATCCACACCGTCCAAAACTCGGTACCTTTGTTGGATGTGCTGCCTTGTGCCAAAGCGGTGGCAGGGGCAAAGCCCAGCAATAGCAGTAGTACAACAACCAGGGGTATTGTTTTCAATGCATCAACAGTATTTAATTAGTGTGACAACTATATTTTATTAGGTAATATATAGCTGTGCGCTAAAAATACGTAAACGCTTAATTAGTAGGAAGTAGTATTTAAAATTAAATTTTAATTTTCGAAAGTAACTCCAGTTCCAGGTTAGCCAGTTTTAGCTTATGGGCCAGCTCTTTGTTTTCCTTGCGCAGGTTGTAAAGCTCAAGTGCATTTTGGATATACATTTTCAACTCATCATCCTGCCAGGGTTTAACCAGGTACTTGTACACCTGCCCGCGGTTAATAGCGCCCATTACGGCGTTAATATCCGAAAAGCCTGTTAATAAAATCCGTATCGTATCGGGATAAATTGGGAGTATGGATTCCAGGAATTCTATACCTGTTTCGCCGGGCATGCGCTGGTCGGTAATTATCACACCAATCTCTTCATTCTCCAGCACTTTACGGCCTTCCCTGGCCGATTGTGCTGTGTAAATATTAAAGTATCGTCTAAAAGCTGCTTTAAAACTGTTAAGGTTATTTACCTCATCATCAACATATAGCACACCTATCTGCATAGTGATATTATTTAGGGGTTTTTATACCAATAGTTTTAAACGAATTTAATTGATTAAGGTTTAATTATCGCTGAAATTTTTTGTAAAATTATTGCTGTATTGCATAAATCCTGTAAATGAAAAAAATTGCGGTTATGGTTTGTCTGTTGTTTTGCGGCTTTTGCAGCCATGCAATAGATACGCTAACCATCCACAAAAATCAATCGGTGCTTTTAACTAAACGATACTTTACCCAACTGGAAGATATCGGTGGCAATATGAGTATTGGCGATATACAGGTAAGCAAGCAATTTCATTCCACTCATTTTGAATTCCCTTTTATAAGATACGCTGATTCCGCGCTTTGGGTTAAGATGATCCTTCGTAATAAAACCATCGAACCTTATTTGCCTGTAACCATAAGTTCAGGCGTTATTGATGGATTTGATATGTATGATGTGGGCACTACCACCAAACACATCATACACTTAGGGTCAACCGATGTGCAGGAGAATAGTAATAACACCAAGCAAATTAGCCGGGTAATTAACTGCCCGGTACTGCCCGACTCGGTTTGTATTATTTATCTGCGTATTAAAAGCAACGATTCGATGGCGATACCGATAAAAGTACAAAGCGCCGATTTTTACCTGCATAACAGCATATTTGAGAACCTTACCCTGGGCTTTTTTATGGGGATAATTGGCATTATGATATTTTATAACCTGATGTTATATGTTTTGGTTAAAGATAGGAGCTATTTATTTTATATTTTTTATATCGTTTTTTTAGGGCTAACACAAGCCCAGATACGCGGCCTTGGCGTTAATATACTACCTGTAAATAAATTGTTGTTAAACAATTATCTGATCCCTATAACGCGGATATGTTTTTGGTATTCTATATTGCTTTTTATTCATGAATTTTTGCAGCTAAAGCAAAATTTGCCCAGAAAATACTACGAATATTTTATTGTATTAGTTGTTTTATCGGGCCTGCCAGTAATAGCTATATTATTTAAGCAAACTACCCTGGCATTTAGCTTAATAACTATATCAGCTTTTATTAATTCAATTATATTATTAATAATAGGTGTTTACTTGTATTTTAAAGGGTTTAAGCCTGCCAAGTTTTTTATGATGGGCTGGGGTTTATTTCTGCTTACTATACTTGCTACTATTGCACGTAATAAAGGCTTAATACAGTATAATGATTTTACGGCCAATATTATACTTTACAGCTCGGCTTTTGAATTGATCATGTTCTCTGTAGCATTGGCCGACCGTATCAATTTTTATCGCGAACAAAATAACCAGGCGCAGGCTACCGCGCTGGCTATTGCCCGTGAAAACGAACGGTTGATAACCGGGCAAAACTTTATTCTTGAGAACAAGGTGAAGGAACGCACCCAGGAATTGATAGAAAGCAATCATAACTTATCGGTCACTATCGAAAACCTGAAGTCGGCGCAGATACAATTGATAGATACCGAAAAGATGGCCTCGCTGGGGCAACTTACGGCTGGTATAGCGCACGAGATAAACAACCCTATAAACTTTGTAAGCGCCAATATTAAACCTTTACGCATGGATTTTGTAGAGGTGTTTAACCTGATAGAACTTTACCAGGAACTGGAGAAAAACCCCGGCGATATTGAGATCCAGAAAAAAGCCGAAGCTTACGCTAAAGAAGTAGATATTGATTTTATCAGGGCCGAAATACTAACCTTACTGGAAGGTATTGAAGAGGGCGCAGGCAGGACGACCGAAATAGTACAAAGCCTGCGCACCTTTAGCCGCACTGATGAACCGGTACTGAAGCCGATGGACATTAACCGGTCCATACTAACCACACTGGTACTGCTGCGCAGTACTATACCCTATGGGATAGAAATTAAACCATTGCTGGATAAACTGCCTTTAATTAACTGTTATCCCGGCAAGATGAACCAGGTTTTTGTTAACCTGATCAATAATAGTATACAAGCTATAAAAGCAAAGCCGGTGCATAATAATGAACATGTTTTAATAACTACCAAAGACAGCGCCGAAAACATCATTATTGAAATTACCGACACGGGCATTGGTATGACAGAGGAAGTAAAACAACATATTTTCGATCCGTTTTATACCACTAAAGATATTGGAGAAGGTACGGGATTAGGGCTTTCCATCGTATTCGGGATCATCGAAAAGCACAAGGGAACCATCAATGTTAAATCATCGCCAGGGCAGGGAACTACGTTTACGGTGACACTACCAAAGGATTTGCAATAAAATAAGTCTAATAACCGTCATGCCGAACTTGTTTCGGCATCCCACATGTAAGGTTTGGGGTTGGTCATTCATCATGAGATCCCGAAATAAATTCGGGATGACGCTGAAAGAGGCTTAATCCTTAAAAAACCTGTCCGGGTTCGGAATAAAATTCAGGAATGCCTCGAAGTTTTCCAGGTAGTTGGATTGATCCAGCTTATAATAAAATGCGCCTTTTTTTGAAGATAGCTTCTCCTTTTCGGGGAGTTTTATCAATAAACCGGTTGAAAGTAATTTACGGCTGAAATTACGGTCATCTAACTTAGATTGATAGATACCCTCGTACAGGGCCTGTAATTGCGGTATGGTAAATTTTTCGGGCAGTAGCTGGAATAAAATAGGGTGAAGGGCTGCTTTATAGCGTAATTGCTTTTTAGCCATTTTAACCATTTCATTATGGTCGAATATCAGTTCGGGTAGTTCGTTCAGTTCAAACCACTCGGCATGATGCTCATGTGTCAACTGTTTCTCGTATTTATGAATATCAATTAAAGCGAAATAAGCGATTGATAATGTACGCTCAACCGGGTCGCGGTCAGGCGCGCCGAATACGTGCAACTGTTCCATATACACGTTTTTTAAGCCGGTTAAATCTTCCAGCACACGGTTGGCAGCTTCATCAGGAGTTTCGTTTTTTTGCACAAAGCCACCCATTAAACTCCAATGGTCTTTCATAGGCTCAAGTCCACGATGTATTAATAGCAGCTTAATATTTGCGCCGTCAAACCCGAAGATGATACAATCGGCAGCTAATAAAAATCGTTCCTGTCCGGTATATTTGTGCATGTGATTATGGTCTTTTAAAATTTATTCGCCGTCATGCCGAGCCATACAGTTGATGTACAGCATGACGTTGCTTTGCTTATTAATTCTTTTCAAATATATCACCTTTATTCCAAGTTGGGCGTTGCGGATCATTTGCTACCAGATAACCTATCAGGAAGTTCAGCTCCGCATATTTTTTACCTGCGTCAAAATCAAAGATACCGTTAATATCATCTTGTGGCTTATGGTAATATTTAGCGCGCCATTTTTGCACAAATTCGTTCAGGTTGTTTTTACCATCAGGCGTGCGTGCGCCATATTTAATATGCAGGGCAGGGATGCCATGCAGCACAAAGCTATACTGATCGCTGCGTACAAACCTGTTTTGTTCGGGTTCGGGGTCGGGTTCAACAGTCATGCCCATATACGCCGCAGCTGCATCCACTACCTTTGATAACGACGAATGTTCAGCACCCAGCGCAGTAACCGATAATAATGGCGCAATAATGGTTGGCATATCCGTATTCACATCGGCTACCATAGCTTTTACAGGCACAGTAGGGTGGCTGGCAAAATAACCCGAACCCAGATCGCCCAGTTCTTCGCCGGTTACCATTACAATAAGGATAGACCGTTTGGGTTTTTCCTTCAGGTTATGATATATTTTGGCTATTTGCAATAAACTGGCTACACCGGATGCATTATCGTGCGCGCCATTGTAAATAGAATCGCCTTGTATAGGGGTACCAACGCCCAGGTGATCAAGGTGTGCGCTGTGCACTACATATTCATTCTTAAGTTTTGGATCGCTGCCCTCAATTTTACCTACAATATTAAAACCTGCAACATCCTGGTAATCGAAAGATGCCCCGGCGCTAATGCTGGCCGGGATATTAAACGACATCGGCTTACCAGCTTTTATTGAGGTAAGAAATTCGGCAGGGTTTTTACCGGCTGCTGTAGCCAGTAGTTTCAATGTTTTATAACCTACCGCGCCCAGCATGCTGACGCCTCCAAAGTAGTTGCGCGATACTACAGGCACTCCTTTTTCATCCAATACACTGTATAAACCACGGCGACCGGGATTAGCTAAAATTGGACGGGCAGTTGAATCACCAACGGCAATAATAACACCTTTGGCGCCATGGGCGGCAGCATTCCTTTGCAGGTTGATGAGGTCCATAGCGTGTGATGCATCAGAGGATGGAAAGCTTTTTGGTGCGCCACGGGTGATCACCACTATTTTACCTTTCACATCAAGCCCGGCATAATCATCGTAACCTAATTGTTTTTCGGTGATGCCATAACCGGCAAATGCTAGCTGACCGCTGCCACTTACTTCTTTATGTACGGGGTCGGGGTATATGAAAATGTCCGCGCCGTATTTCAGGCTATCGGTTTTGCCGTTAATAGTTAGTGTTGCCCAGCCTTGCTTACCGGCAAATGTGCGGCGCAGGCGTACCTGCTGTGTCCAGCCACCATTCTCGCCGGCGGGTTTTACACCATAACCTTTTAATTGATCAATTACGTAATCGGCAGCCATTTGGAAGCCGGGCTCGCCGGGTTTGCGGCCCAGTAGTTTATCATCGGCCAGGTAAGTGATACTGGCCTTTATTTCATCGGCGTTGGCGGTTTGCATGGCAGCATCCACGGCTTTTCCGACATTTGGTTTAGTTTGCGCACCCGCACTATTACCTATCAAAAGCAAGGCACAAGCAGCACCTGCTAAAACAAACTTCATTTTCATGTTTAATGTAAAAATTGGTTGCACAAGATAAGTAAATCCTTAATATTTAATTAACGCGATAGTAATTTACGTCCTTAGCGTTGCACAAATTTCCAGCCAGCACTCATTACTATTTATAAAACAACAGCACGTCATTCTGAATGAAATGAAGAATCCCCTTTTTGCATGGTTGCCATGCGAAAAGGGGATCGTTCGCTACCGCTCACGATGACGAGCAGGATAGGTATATCGACGCTTTACTTCCCTATCCGGTAAGCCGCATCGTTCCAGAATATCTCTTTCTTAAATTCCGACAGTTTAGTGTCTTTACCGATGGCCAGATGTTCAATATCGGCCATGTCGGCAAAATCGCTTAAGTGTTCGTTGGTCAGGTTTTGACTATAGCAGGTATGGTGTGCACCACCGGCGTAAATCCATGCCGCGCAACCGTCCTTCATGTTTGGATATGGTTTCCAAAGTACGCGGGCTACCGGTAGTTTAGGCAGATCGTGTGTTGGTTCAATCGCTTCCACTTCGTTCACTATCAAACGGAAGCGGTTACCCATATCCACAATCGAGGCGTTCAATGCAGGGCCAGCAGCAACGTTAAATACCAAACGCACCGGGTCGGCTTTGCCGCCTATGCCCAGCGGGTGTATCTCTACATTGGGTTTAGTGCCCGCGATAGAGGAATCTATTTCCAGCATGTGCGAACCTAATACCATGGAGTTATTACCATCGAAATGATAGGTGTAATCTTCCATAAAGGCGTTACCACCCGGCAGGCCGCTGCCCATCACTTTCATGGCGCGCACCAAAGCGGCGGTTTTCCAGTCGCCCTCACCACCAAAGCCGTAGCCTTCGGCCATCAGGCGCTGCGATGCAATACCCGGCAATTGTACCATACCGTGCAGGTCTTCAAAAGTATCGGTGAAGCCCTTGTAGCCGCCATCCTGTAAAAACTTGCGCAGACCGATTTCCTGTTTTGCAGCTTCGCGTAAAGAATTGTGTTGCGCACCGCCTTTTTGCAGAGCAGGCACTATGTTATATAAGCTGGCATATTCTGCTATCTGCTCGTCAATCTGTGCATCGGTTACTTTATTGATCACCGCAACCAAATCGCCAATACCGTGGGTATTTACCGAGAAACCGAATTTTAATTCAGCTTCAACTTTATCGCCATCGGTAACAGCTACAAAGCGCATGTTATCGCCAAAACGTACAAATTTAGCACCCTGCCAGTCGTTCCAGCCTGCGGCAGCACGGCTCCAGGTGTTGATCTGGTCAAGTACTTCCTGTTCCTGCCAGTGGCCAACTACAACCTTGCGGCGTATGCGCAGGCGCGACATCATAAAACCGAACTCCCTGTCGCCATGGGCGCTTTGGTTCAGGTTCATAAAGTCCATATCAATTGATGACCATGGGATCTGGCTATTGAACTGCGTATGCAGGTGCAGTACCGGTTTGCGTAAAATCTTCAACCCGTTGATCCACATTTTAGCAGGCGAGAAGGTGTGCATCCAGGTGATGATACCGATACAATTTTTGGCCACATTGGCTTCCTGTATCAGGTTGTAGATCTCCTCCATGCTTTTAACGGTAGGTTTAAACACCACTTTTACAGGGATCTGCTTAGCGGCATCAAGCC of the Mucilaginibacter boryungensis genome contains:
- a CDS encoding M28 family peptidase; the protein is MKFVLAGAACALLLIGNSAGAQTKPNVGKAVDAAMQTANADEIKASITYLADDKLLGRKPGEPGFQMAADYVIDQLKGYGVKPAGENGGWTQQVRLRRTFAGKQGWATLTINGKTDSLKYGADIFIYPDPVHKEVSGSGQLAFAGYGITEKQLGYDDYAGLDVKGKIVVITRGAPKSFPSSDASHAMDLINLQRNAAAHGAKGVIIAVGDSTARPILANPGRRGLYSVLDEKGVPVVSRNYFGGVSMLGAVGYKTLKLLATAAGKNPAEFLTSIKAGKPMSFNIPASISAGASFDYQDVAGFNIVGKIEGSDPKLKNEYVVHSAHLDHLGVGTPIQGDSIYNGAHDNASGVASLLQIAKIYHNLKEKPKRSILIVMVTGEELGDLGSGYFASHPTVPVKAMVADVNTDMPTIIAPLLSVTALGAEHSSLSKVVDAAAAYMGMTVEPDPEPEQNRFVRSDQYSFVLHGIPALHIKYGARTPDGKNNLNEFVQKWRAKYYHKPQDDINGIFDFDAGKKYAELNFLIGYLVANDPQRPTWNKGDIFEKN
- the araA gene encoding L-arabinose isomerase, encoding MINLKNFEVWFVTGSQDLYGEETLKQVAEHSQQIAAGLDAAKQIPVKVVFKPTVKSMEEIYNLIQEANVAKNCIGIITWMHTFSPAKMWINGLKILRKPVLHLHTQFNSQIPWSSIDMDFMNLNQSAHGDREFGFMMSRLRIRRKVVVGHWQEQEVLDQINTWSRAAAGWNDWQGAKFVRFGDNMRFVAVTDGDKVEAELKFGFSVNTHGIGDLVAVINKVTDAQIDEQIAEYASLYNIVPALQKGGAQHNSLREAAKQEIGLRKFLQDGGYKGFTDTFEDLHGMVQLPGIASQRLMAEGYGFGGEGDWKTAALVRAMKVMGSGLPGGNAFMEDYTYHFDGNNSMVLGSHMLEIDSSIAGTKPNVEIHPLGIGGKADPVRLVFNVAAGPALNASIVDMGNRFRLIVNEVEAIEPTHDLPKLPVARVLWKPYPNMKDGCAAWIYAGGAHHTCYSQNLTNEHLSDFADMADIEHLAIGKDTKLSEFKKEIFWNDAAYRIGK